The segment TGTTTGGAGGGATACGGATCTTGAACTTCCTCAGCAGCGTCATCATTTCCGCGATCATGAGTGGAGTGTCCAGCTGCTTCAGGGACCTGCCGTAGTATTTGTTCAAAACGTGCTCGTAATCGATCTTAAAGGCTTGAACATCAATATTATCCGGGACCATTCCAAAGTCCTTCAGTACTTCCAGATACTGGTTCACATCCCCTCTTGTGATGGCGATCAGCGCATCTATCAGCAGGTTCCTTATCTCATGGGAGATATGCCCGACCATCCCGAAATCAAGGAGGGCAATCCTGCCGTCCTCAAGGATCAGGACATTGCCTGAATGCATATCCGCATGGAAGAATCCATCCTCGAATATCTGCTTCATGAAGGCTTCAGTACCGTGCTCGGCCAGCTTGTCCCGATCCAGTCCAAGCTCATCGATCTTTTCGAAATTATCACTCTTGATCCCGTCTATGTAGTCAAGGGTCAATACCCTTCTACTGCTGTATTCCCAGTAAACTCCCGGGATCACGATGTTCGGATCGTCCCTGAAATTGTTCTGGAACCGCTCGATATTACGACCTTCCTGAGTAAAATCCATCTCCAAATATATGGATTTTTGAAGTTCATCCACAACCTCCACAGGACTGTAGAGCTTCGCTTCCTCCACATGTTCTTCTGCAAAACCAGCTATACTATAGAGAATGTCAAGATCAGAATCAATAACCTTCCGGATACCCGGCCTCTGGACCTTCACAACGATGTCCGCACCACCAAGAAGTTTTGCGCGGTGGACCTGAGCAATGGATGCTGCAGCAATCGGGGTTTTTTCAAAGGATAGGAAGAGGTTCTCCACCTTGTCCCCTAGCTCCTCTTCAATGATCCTTTCAACTTCCGAATAATCGAAGGGAGGAACATCGTTCTGGAGTTTGGCAAACTCCTCTGCATATTCCTTCGGGATAAGGTCCTGACGCATGCTCATGAGCTGGCCGAACTTAACATAAGTGGGGCCAAGCTCTTCAAGTACCATACGTGCTCTTGCAGGACCTGTTCTGGGCTCATGTCCTCTGCCTAAACGGTCCTTGAACCGGGACCGAAGAGAACCAAGGGACCTGATACCCATCTGGTCTACAAAGTACCCGAAACCGTACTTGACTAGTGTATCAATGATAACCCCATAGCGTTTCACCATGGAATACCTGCGTACTATATTGGAAGCCATCCGAGATACTGCCTGCCATTAAATGCTATATGGCAACCTAA is part of the Methanococcoides methylutens MM1 genome and harbors:
- a CDS encoding AarF/ABC1/UbiB kinase family protein; its protein translation is MASNIVRRYSMVKRYGVIIDTLVKYGFGYFVDQMGIRSLGSLRSRFKDRLGRGHEPRTGPARARMVLEELGPTYVKFGQLMSMRQDLIPKEYAEEFAKLQNDVPPFDYSEVERIIEEELGDKVENLFLSFEKTPIAAASIAQVHRAKLLGGADIVVKVQRPGIRKVIDSDLDILYSIAGFAEEHVEEAKLYSPVEVVDELQKSIYLEMDFTQEGRNIERFQNNFRDDPNIVIPGVYWEYSSRRVLTLDYIDGIKSDNFEKIDELGLDRDKLAEHGTEAFMKQIFEDGFFHADMHSGNVLILEDGRIALLDFGMVGHISHEIRNLLIDALIAITRGDVNQYLEVLKDFGMVPDNIDVQAFKIDYEHVLNKYYGRSLKQLDTPLMIAEMMTLLRKFKIRIPPNIALLFKGVMTVSGFALQMVPDFNVTVIAEPYARNIMRTRFKPRNIADNLYTDMWHTARMLHKAPLQISHILSIAEKGYLNLRFEHKGMDRIVAELNAASNRLSFSLIISSIILGSSLIIQTGMQPHIGGVPLFGVAGFVIAAFMGLWLMVYILKTGKI